From Myotis daubentonii chromosome 20, mMyoDau2.1, whole genome shotgun sequence, the proteins below share one genomic window:
- the TFB2M gene encoding dimethyladenosine transferase 2, mitochondrial gives MWAPMAGLSPRLTLAAFPGAARLCLWRAGAARWKGVPARNRRGLSDFRPKLAPSEGFKVLPPGVSKSRLESKRYILSPDLAETMVPFLLRNDGCDLILEINPGPGILTRALLQRGARVIALESDKTFIPHLESLGKKLGGKLHVLHCDFFKLDPRSFGVIKPVVNSKLLFKKFGIETLPWSRGIPLKVVGIFPTKNEKKMIWKVLHDIYSCTSIYRYGRVELNFFFNELESQRMMANPLNPNLYYALSVLWQVAYDVKLLHTEPWSSFDMCSQSGQREKPESKESLEQQTQQNLCLIQLTPHKDLFSEHLTSVNYDVFFHMTKQCFLKRHGKLIDHLTSLSPIDAMDILKKIRQDKTIKIIDMYPSDFKCLFETIECSKDHTCKWLYDDFMEDVIV, from the exons ATGTGGGCCCCAATGGCGGGGCTCTCTCCGCGGCTGACGCTGGCAGCCTTTCCCGGTGCTGCCCGCCTTTGCCTTTGGAGGGCCGGAGCGGCGAGGTGGAAGGGCGTCCCGGCGAGGAACCGCCGTGGTTTGTCCGACTTTCGGCCGAAGCTGGCGCCCAGTGAGGGTTTCAAAGTGCTGCCCCCCGGGGTGTCCAAGAGCCGCCTCGAGTCCAAGCGCTACATACTCAGTCCGGACCTGGCCGAGACCATGGTGCCGTTCCTGCTGCGAAACGACGGCTGCGACCTGATCCTGGAGATCAATCCAG GTCCTGGAATCCTGACGAGAGCACTGCTTCAAAGAGGTGCCAGAGTGATTGCCCTTGAAAGTGACAAAACTTTCATTCCACATTTGGAG TCCCTAGGAAAAAAGCTGGGTGGAAAACTACACGTGCTCCACTGTGACTTCTTTAAACTGGATCCTAGAAGTTTTGGAGTAATAAAACCTGTTGTGAATtcaaagttgctttttaaaaaatttggaataGAAACACTTCCCTGGTCAAGAG GTATCCCTTTGAAAGTCGTTGGAATCTTCCCaactaaaaatgagaaaaagatgaTTTGGAAAGTTTTACATGACATATATTCCTGTACttctatatatagatatggaCGAGtagaactaaattttttttttaatgaactggaATCCCAG AGGATGATGGCAAACCCCCTGAACCCTAACCTGTACTACGCATTAAGTGTGCTCTGGCAAGTAGCTTATGATGTGAAGCTTCTGCATACG GAACCTTGGTCGTCATTTGACATGTGCAGTCAAAGTGGGCAGCGGGAAAAGCCAGAGAGTAAG GAATCATTAGAACAGCAAACACAACAAAACCTGTGTCTCATTCAGTTGACTCCtcataaagatttattttcagaACATTTAACATCTGTTAACTATGATGTATTTTTTCACATGACAAAGCAGTGTTTTTTGAAGCGCCATGGCAAGCTAATCGACCACTTAAC ttcaTTGAGTCCAATTGATGCAATGGACATATTGAAGAAAATAAGACaagataaaacaataaaaataatagacatGTATCCTTCAGACTTTAAATGCCTTTTTGAAACTATAGAATGTTCCAAAGATCACACCTGTAAGTGGCTATATGATGACTTCATGGAAGATGTAATCGTATAG